The following are from one region of the Flavobacteriaceae bacterium UJ101 genome:
- a CDS encoding nodulation protein (Belongs to the outer membrane factor (OMF) (TC 1.B.17) family.) has protein sequence MNKFLIKISIVLAVMISFSSCKIHKEYTAPEINIEDTYSHTKVDSTSFGNTAWWDLFNDPTLTSLIQKGLEENVSLKSIISTVKQTQIQLDITKTQLYPSINYGVTGDVTKSTASSELSDNVNAAVNVSYTLDVWGRIKNQNEAALQAYLATEIAYFEVRATLIAQIATYYFTLRDVDNKVIVAEKMINSLANFRDIIAVRYKGGFISKVDLNQANIQLKEAEITLQSLIRARKQLENGLNVLLGTTMEPIERGLLLQKQLPISEFPTGVPADLLERRPSILIAERELKAQLAVIGATEALKYPNFTLSLDVGAQVTNPSAFFSKLTANLLGPIFNKGRINQSIELEKEKYNQLVYNYEQSYLVAFQEVEDALIAIETYKTENKFREEQLGLSEEALKLAWVRYNEGITSFLEFINLQNSLFNAQLKSSESYKLQLESIVKLYLALGGGWNENN, from the coding sequence ATGAATAAATTTTTAATTAAAATAAGCATAGTTTTAGCAGTAATGATAAGTTTTTCTTCATGTAAAATACATAAAGAATATACTGCTCCAGAAATCAATATTGAAGATACGTATAGCCATACAAAAGTAGATAGTACTAGTTTTGGTAATACAGCATGGTGGGATTTATTTAATGATCCAACTTTAACTTCATTGATACAAAAAGGATTGGAGGAAAATGTTTCGTTAAAAAGTATTATAAGTACAGTAAAACAAACTCAGATACAATTGGATATAACCAAAACGCAACTTTATCCAAGTATTAATTATGGAGTAACAGGTGATGTAACAAAGAGTACCGCTTCTTCTGAACTATCTGATAATGTAAATGCCGCAGTCAATGTTTCGTATACATTAGATGTTTGGGGTCGAATTAAAAATCAAAATGAAGCAGCTTTACAAGCTTACTTAGCTACTGAAATAGCTTATTTTGAAGTTAGAGCTACTTTAATTGCACAAATTGCTACGTATTATTTTACTCTAAGAGATGTTGATAATAAAGTTATTGTAGCAGAAAAAATGATTAATTCTCTAGCTAATTTTAGAGACATTATAGCAGTTCGTTATAAAGGAGGATTTATTTCTAAAGTAGACTTAAATCAGGCAAATATTCAACTAAAAGAGGCAGAGATTACCTTACAAAGTTTAATTCGAGCTAGAAAACAATTAGAAAATGGATTGAATGTATTATTGGGAACGACGATGGAGCCTATAGAAAGAGGTTTGTTATTGCAAAAACAGCTACCTATTTCTGAATTTCCAACAGGAGTTCCAGCTGATCTATTAGAAAGAAGACCTTCTATTTTAATTGCAGAGAGAGAATTGAAAGCACAACTAGCAGTTATAGGAGCTACAGAAGCCTTGAAATACCCTAATTTCACCTTATCACTAGATGTGGGAGCTCAAGTCACAAATCCCAGTGCTTTTTTTAGCAAATTAACAGCTAATTTGTTAGGACCAATATTTAATAAAGGTAGAATTAATCAATCTATTGAATTGGAAAAAGAAAAATACAATCAACTGGTTTATAACTATGAACAATCTTATTTGGTTGCTTTTCAAGAAGTTGAAGATGCTTTAATTGCTATTGAAACGTATAAAACAGAAAATAAATTTAGAGAAGAACAATTGGGTTTATCCGAGGAAGCTTTAAAACTTGCTTGGGTTCGATATAATGAAGGAATTACTTCATTCTTAGAATTTATCAATCTTCAAAATTCATTATTTAATGCTCAATTAAAAAGCTCAGAAAGCTATAAACTACAACTAGAATCAATCGTTAAACTATACTTGGCTCTAGGTGGTGGATGGAATGAAAATAACTAA
- a CDS encoding UPF0118 membrane protein (Belongs to the UPF0118 (PerM) family.) codes for MKNTITVTSFIKLTVLTLLILWAFYLLKPFIGIMAWAIILAVAIYPFYEKIVNRIGIKWKKPFSILFTLLTIMILIVPTYSMISSILESTTDTVKQIKNNTLKITPPSHKVKEWPLVGEQVYENWQEITINAKEYILVHKEYILEKGEVVVSSFTKIMGSLLVFIASFIIAVVFMFNAENGYKGVTKLATKLIGNEGEELVKISRNTIRSVVKGILLVAIIQSFLSFIGFSFIGLPAAGVFAFIVLFSAIVQIPVTIAVIPAIVLAFSISDNTTITVIFTIYILIVSLLDNFLKPILLAKGLQTPTIIIFLGAIGGVMLHGIIGLFIGTVVLAIVHQFYIRWVNAPEEKGI; via the coding sequence ATGAAGAATACTATTACTGTAACATCGTTTATTAAACTTACTGTACTCACATTATTAATTTTGTGGGCTTTCTATTTATTAAAACCTTTTATTGGGATTATGGCTTGGGCTATTATTTTGGCTGTTGCTATTTATCCTTTTTATGAAAAAATAGTCAATAGAATAGGGATTAAATGGAAAAAACCTTTTTCTATTCTCTTTACATTACTTACCATTATGATTTTGATTGTGCCAACATATTCTATGATAAGTTCTATTTTAGAAAGTACTACAGATACAGTCAAACAAATAAAAAATAATACATTAAAAATAACGCCTCCATCACATAAAGTAAAAGAATGGCCTTTAGTAGGAGAACAGGTTTATGAAAATTGGCAAGAAATTACCATAAATGCTAAAGAATATATTTTAGTTCACAAGGAATATATACTTGAAAAAGGAGAAGTAGTGGTGAGTAGTTTTACAAAAATAATGGGATCATTATTGGTTTTTATTGCTTCTTTTATAATAGCAGTGGTCTTTATGTTCAATGCTGAAAATGGTTATAAAGGAGTAACCAAATTAGCGACCAAGTTAATAGGTAATGAAGGAGAAGAATTAGTTAAAATATCAAGAAATACTATACGAAGTGTAGTGAAAGGAATTCTTCTAGTAGCGATTATTCAATCTTTTTTAAGTTTTATAGGTTTTAGTTTTATAGGTTTACCTGCTGCGGGGGTATTTGCATTTATTGTACTCTTTTCTGCCATTGTTCAGATTCCTGTTACAATAGCCGTTATACCAGCTATTGTATTAGCCTTTTCAATTTCAGATAATACAACTATTACTGTTATTTTTACAATCTATATTCTTATAGTGTCATTGTTAGATAATTTTTTAAAACCTATTTTATTGGCAAAAGGATTACAAACTCCAACCATTATTATTTTCTTAGGAGCTATTGGAGGAGTGATGCTCCATGGAATTATTGGCCTTTTCATAGGGACTGTAGTATTAGCTATTGTTCATCAATTTTATATACGATGGGTAAATGCACCTGAAGAAAAAGGAATATAA
- a CDS encoding uvrABC system protein (The UvrABC repair system catalyzes the recognition and processing of DNA lesions. UvrA is an ATPase and a DNA-binding protein. A damage recognition complex composed of 2 UvrA and 2 UvrB subunits scans DNA for abnormalities. When the presence of a lesion has been verified by UvrB, the UvrA molecules dissociate; Belongs to the ABC transporter superfamily. UvrA family; Contains 2 ABC transporter domains.), which produces MAKKKTFEQLSEEEFILIKGAKLHNLKNVDVAIPRNKLVVITGLSGSGKSSLAFDTLYAEGQRRYVESLSSYARQFLGRLDKPQVDYIKGIAPAIAIEQKVNSTNPRSTVGTTTEIYDYMKLLFARIGKTISPKSGKEVRKDEVTDVVNFVKELPLKSKLLILAPIVLKDRTLDVALKILAQQGFSRVKVGDDILKINEAQKLVFKKEQSLFLVVDRVITKNEESFYHRIADSVQTAFYEGYGKCLIEDLNENELHEFSNKFELDGIEFNEPTVHLFSFNNPYGACPSCEGYGSVIGIDEDLVVPNKSLSIYEDAVVCWRGEKVSKWKRDLIDASTQFDFPIHKPYHELSEAQKEALWNGNKYFKGIHAFFKKLEEKAYKIQNRVMLSRYRGRTLCPTCNGKRLKKEASYVKVGGTSIQELINLPLVRLQPFFDTLELNSNEAKIAKRILKEIQDRIHFLLDVGLGYLTLNRASNTLSGGESQRINLATSLGSALVGSMYILDEPSIGLHSKDTERLIKVLKRLRDLGNTVIVVEHDEEVMKEADYIIDIGPEAGSLGGEIVAEGTYKQLIKKKTLTAQYLAETIQIEIPEKRRKLKNKLKIEGAREHNLKNISTNIPLNGLTVLTGVSGSGKSTLMRKIVYPALGKKIGINVGKPGDFNSLEGDWEIIKQLEFIDQNPIGKSSRSNPVTYIKAYDEIRSLLMKQKLAKMNQYKASHFSFNVEGGRCEMCKGEGRVTIEMQFMADVHLECETCKGKRFKKEILEVQFEGKNVADILEMTVDDAIDFFRKYNQPKITNKLIPLQDVGLGYVNLGQASNTLSGGEAQRVKLASFLGKGQRQSHTLFIFDEPSTGLHFHDIKKLLQSFNALIEKGHSIFVIEHNIDIIKSADWVIDLGPEGGENGGNIIAEGTPKEVAKNTRSFTGKYLVEKL; this is translated from the coding sequence ATGGCTAAAAAGAAAACGTTTGAACAACTCAGTGAAGAGGAATTTATTTTAATTAAAGGAGCAAAACTACATAATTTAAAAAATGTGGATGTTGCTATTCCTCGAAATAAGTTGGTGGTTATTACAGGTTTATCAGGGTCAGGAAAATCCTCTTTAGCTTTTGATACCTTATACGCAGAAGGACAACGTCGTTATGTAGAAAGTCTATCTTCATATGCACGTCAATTTTTAGGACGTTTAGATAAACCTCAAGTAGATTATATCAAAGGAATTGCTCCAGCAATAGCCATTGAGCAAAAAGTAAACTCTACCAATCCCCGATCAACAGTAGGAACTACTACAGAGATTTACGACTATATGAAATTGTTATTTGCTCGAATTGGGAAAACCATTTCTCCTAAATCAGGAAAAGAAGTTCGTAAAGATGAAGTAACTGATGTCGTGAATTTTGTAAAAGAACTTCCCTTAAAAAGTAAATTACTGATCTTAGCACCGATTGTTTTAAAAGACCGTACCCTAGATGTGGCATTGAAAATTTTAGCACAACAAGGTTTTTCAAGAGTAAAAGTAGGAGATGATATTTTAAAAATCAATGAAGCACAAAAATTAGTATTTAAAAAAGAGCAAAGCTTATTTTTAGTTGTAGATCGGGTGATTACAAAAAATGAAGAATCTTTTTATCACCGTATAGCAGATTCTGTTCAAACAGCCTTTTATGAGGGATATGGAAAATGTTTAATTGAAGATTTAAATGAGAATGAGTTACATGAATTTTCAAATAAATTTGAATTAGATGGGATTGAATTTAACGAACCAACCGTTCATTTATTTAGCTTTAATAATCCATATGGAGCATGTCCAAGTTGTGAAGGGTATGGATCTGTAATTGGAATTGATGAAGATTTAGTTGTCCCTAATAAATCATTATCCATTTATGAGGATGCTGTGGTGTGTTGGCGTGGTGAAAAAGTATCCAAATGGAAACGTGATTTGATTGATGCTTCTACTCAATTTGATTTTCCAATTCATAAACCTTATCATGAGCTTTCAGAAGCACAAAAAGAAGCTTTATGGAATGGAAATAAATATTTTAAAGGGATACATGCTTTTTTTAAAAAATTAGAAGAGAAAGCCTATAAAATACAAAACCGTGTGATGTTGTCCCGTTATCGAGGACGTACATTGTGTCCTACATGTAATGGAAAACGATTGAAAAAAGAAGCTAGTTATGTAAAAGTTGGAGGAACTTCTATTCAGGAATTAATCAATCTTCCTTTAGTGCGATTACAACCTTTTTTTGATACACTAGAACTTAATTCAAATGAAGCAAAGATTGCCAAGCGTATTCTTAAAGAGATACAAGATCGTATTCATTTCCTTTTAGATGTTGGTTTAGGATACTTAACCTTAAATCGTGCTTCTAACACCCTTTCAGGAGGGGAATCTCAGCGAATTAACCTAGCAACTTCATTAGGAAGTGCTTTAGTAGGATCTATGTATATTTTAGATGAGCCAAGTATTGGATTACATTCAAAAGATACAGAACGTTTAATAAAAGTTCTCAAAAGATTACGTGATTTAGGAAATACGGTTATAGTCGTAGAACATGACGAAGAAGTCATGAAAGAAGCAGATTATATTATCGATATAGGACCAGAAGCAGGTTCTTTAGGAGGTGAAATAGTAGCGGAAGGAACATATAAACAATTGATAAAGAAAAAAACATTAACAGCTCAGTATTTAGCTGAAACAATACAAATAGAAATTCCTGAAAAACGCCGAAAACTTAAAAATAAGTTGAAGATTGAAGGAGCTCGAGAACATAATTTAAAAAATATTTCAACCAATATTCCTTTAAATGGATTAACTGTTTTAACAGGTGTTTCAGGTTCTGGAAAAAGTACTTTAATGCGAAAGATTGTGTATCCTGCATTAGGAAAAAAGATTGGAATCAACGTAGGGAAACCAGGTGATTTTAATTCTTTGGAAGGAGATTGGGAGATCATTAAACAATTAGAATTTATTGATCAGAATCCTATTGGTAAATCCTCGCGATCGAATCCTGTTACGTATATTAAAGCCTACGATGAGATTCGTTCATTGTTAATGAAACAGAAGTTAGCTAAAATGAATCAGTATAAAGCTTCTCATTTTTCTTTTAATGTGGAAGGGGGGCGCTGTGAAATGTGTAAAGGAGAAGGCCGTGTTACCATCGAAATGCAGTTTATGGCAGATGTTCATTTAGAATGTGAAACTTGTAAAGGTAAACGATTCAAAAAAGAAATATTAGAAGTTCAATTTGAAGGGAAAAATGTGGCAGATATTTTAGAAATGACAGTAGACGATGCTATTGATTTCTTTAGAAAATACAATCAACCCAAAATTACAAATAAATTAATTCCTTTACAAGATGTTGGATTAGGGTACGTTAATTTAGGACAAGCCTCTAATACGCTTTCAGGAGGAGAAGCACAGCGTGTTAAATTGGCTTCTTTCTTAGGAAAAGGACAACGTCAAAGTCATACATTGTTTATTTTTGATGAACCGTCTACAGGTTTGCATTTTCATGATATTAAAAAGCTTTTACAATCCTTTAATGCTTTAATTGAAAAAGGACATTCCATTTTTGTAATAGAACATAATATAGATATTATCAAATCGGCAGATTGGGTAATTGATTTAGGCCCGGAGGGTGGTGAAAATGGAGGAAATATTATTGCAGAAGGAACTCCAAAAGAAGTGGCTAAAAATACCCGATCATTTACTGGTAAATATTTGGTAGAGAAGTTATAA
- a CDS encoding HTH-type transcriptional regulator ChbR (Dual-function repressor/activator of the chbBCARFG operon. In the absence of the inducing sugar chitobiose, together with NagC, represses the chbBCARFG operon for the uptake and metabolism of chitobiose. In association with Crp, and probably in the presence of chitobiose 6-phosphate, induces the transcription of the chbBCARFG operon; Contains 1 HTH araC/xylS-type DNA-binding domain.) has translation MKQKFQEITFENNTNNKEHFDLVTLEELLEKKVPGHNQFDHHKLSFFALILITKGKGIHNINFHDYSFKKGTLFTIRKDNIHKFYKSHAEGTLLVFTENFIINHLSEVEASKVFLLFNEMLSSPRIQLEDKAFQEIINLLQLIHNEYLEIHDEYSKSAVRNLVQVIVVKLFRIKSENNTVLINHKSLSMFLKFQEMVERDYVEQKKVLYYADALGVTSKTLNNVTQKIINKSAKSLINDVVILQSKRLIKNTTHSLTEVAYQVGFDDPTNFFKFFKKYTGVSPGQFNMNE, from the coding sequence ATGAAGCAAAAATTTCAAGAAATAACGTTTGAAAATAATACCAACAATAAAGAACATTTTGATTTGGTTACGTTGGAAGAACTTCTTGAAAAAAAAGTGCCAGGACATAATCAGTTTGACCATCATAAGCTTTCTTTTTTTGCTTTAATACTTATTACAAAGGGTAAAGGGATACATAATATTAATTTTCACGACTATTCTTTCAAAAAAGGAACACTTTTTACCATACGGAAAGATAACATTCATAAATTTTATAAAAGTCATGCAGAAGGTACGCTTTTAGTTTTTACAGAAAATTTTATAATAAATCATTTAAGTGAAGTAGAGGCTTCAAAAGTATTTTTATTGTTTAATGAAATGTTGTCATCACCCAGAATACAGTTAGAGGATAAAGCATTTCAGGAAATTATAAATTTATTACAGTTGATTCATAATGAATATTTGGAGATTCATGATGAATATTCAAAGAGTGCAGTAAGAAATCTTGTTCAAGTAATTGTAGTTAAGCTCTTCCGGATTAAATCTGAAAATAATACGGTTCTTATTAATCATAAATCACTTTCAATGTTTTTAAAATTTCAAGAAATGGTAGAAAGAGACTATGTTGAACAAAAAAAAGTATTGTATTATGCAGATGCTTTAGGCGTTACAAGTAAAACATTGAACAATGTAACTCAAAAAATTATTAATAAATCAGCAAAATCATTGATTAATGATGTGGTAATTCTTCAATCCAAACGTTTAATTAAAAATACTACACATTCTTTAACTGAAGTAGCATATCAAGTTGGTTTTGATGATCCAACCAATTTTTTCAAGTTTTTTAAGAAATATACAGGTGTTTCTCCAGGTCAGTTTAATATGAATGAGTAA
- a CDS encoding beta-N-acetylhexosaminidase (KEGG: hhd:HBHAL_2473 beta-N-acetylhexosaminidase), whose product MKVIKYTYLFLFLTAFLFTSCGAQEKNVTENQKLKIRSQESETKDQKLITYNPNPTIQNTLVLAVEKTNEYLPLLENKQIGIVTNQTGMLKQQHLVDFLLSKGIDVTTIFSPEHGFRGKADAGEKVKNGRDLKTGLPIISLYGKNKKPTAAQLANVDILLFDIQDVGVRFYTYISTLHYIMEAAAEQHKKVIVLDRPNPNAHYIDGPVLEKGNESFIGMHPVPVVYGMTIGEYAQMINGEKWLKNNVQADLTVIKMDHYTHQTSYDLPIKPSPNLPNAQSISLYPSLCFFEGTTVSVGRGTDFPFQVYGAPYLKGDFQFIPKPNEGAKHPKNQGKTNYGKDLRSYPKMNRLHLSWLIEAREQNRPLPNAFWLKNGFIHLLAGTKKLKQQIDQGMSEEQIRASWQPGLEQFKRIRSQYLLYP is encoded by the coding sequence TTGAAAGTCATCAAATATACATATTTATTTCTGTTCCTAACGGCTTTTCTTTTTACAAGCTGTGGTGCTCAAGAGAAAAACGTTACCGAGAATCAAAAGTTAAAGATCAGAAGTCAGGAATCAGAAACTAAAGATCAGAAACTTATAACCTACAACCCAAACCCCACAATTCAAAACACATTAGTACTTGCTGTAGAAAAAACGAATGAATATCTTCCTTTACTGGAAAACAAACAAATTGGTATTGTAACCAATCAAACAGGTATGTTGAAACAGCAACACCTTGTTGATTTCTTATTATCAAAAGGAATTGATGTTACTACTATTTTTTCTCCAGAACATGGTTTTAGAGGTAAAGCAGATGCAGGTGAAAAGGTAAAAAACGGAAGAGATCTTAAAACAGGCTTACCTATTATATCACTTTATGGTAAAAATAAAAAACCAACTGCTGCTCAACTAGCCAATGTAGATATTCTATTATTTGATATACAAGATGTTGGCGTTCGTTTTTACACCTATATTTCTACTTTACATTATATTATGGAAGCTGCTGCGGAACAACACAAAAAAGTGATTGTGTTGGATCGCCCTAATCCGAATGCACACTATATTGACGGTCCTGTTTTGGAAAAGGGAAATGAATCATTTATCGGAATGCACCCAGTCCCTGTTGTTTACGGGATGACGATTGGAGAATATGCTCAAATGATTAACGGTGAAAAATGGTTGAAAAATAATGTTCAAGCTGATTTAACAGTTATCAAAATGGATCATTATACGCATCAAACTTCATATGATCTACCGATAAAACCTTCTCCAAACTTACCCAATGCTCAAAGTATTTCATTATATCCTAGTTTGTGTTTTTTTGAAGGAACAACCGTTAGTGTAGGGCGTGGTACCGATTTTCCTTTTCAGGTATATGGTGCTCCTTATTTAAAAGGTGATTTTCAATTCATACCTAAACCTAATGAAGGAGCTAAACATCCTAAAAACCAAGGAAAAACAAATTACGGAAAGGATTTACGTTCTTATCCTAAAATGAATCGTTTACATCTTTCATGGTTAATTGAAGCTCGTGAGCAAAACCGTCCATTACCTAATGCTTTTTGGTTAAAAAATGGTTTTATTCATTTATTAGCAGGAACCAAAAAACTAAAGCAACAAATTGATCAAGGGATGAGTGAAGAACAAATTCGTGCTTCTTGGCAACCTGGTTTGGAACAGTTTAAAAGGATTAGATCTCAATATTTATTATATCCTTAA
- a CDS encoding outer membrane protein (Required for the action of colicins K and L and for the stabilization of mating aggregates in conjugation. Serves as a receptor for a number of T-even like phages. Also acts as a porin with low permeability that allows slow penetration of small solutes (By similarity); Belongs to the OmpA family; Contains 1 OmpA-like domain.): protein MKKVLLSVFALSGIAAFAQVDGLPANAEAGKCYAKCVTPEVWEDQSETIMTKPAYTTLDIVPAQYETRTETVEVKPASKKYIYVPAEYREEAVSYVKKEGYNKLEIVPEQFAPASQTLEVRSATEGWEFKGYKADCTGASKEDCRVMCYTKTPALYKDVPTQTKVKDQTTISNPVPEQMTSYTRLVEVSPARTDVIEIPAEYKEITKTVLTKDETSISTSHDAQYTTVSKRVLVQKGGTTEWKEVPCEGQVAGEILPIYYDTASAALRPKSKQVIDEYIYSKLIADPNATAEISSHTDYRGDDSMNQDLSERRAKSVVEYLISKGISKDRLVAIGYGETKPVNGCTSVSARCSASQLEKNRRTEFRIY, encoded by the coding sequence ATGAAAAAAGTATTATTATCAGTATTTGCCTTATCAGGGATTGCTGCATTCGCTCAAGTTGACGGATTACCAGCTAACGCTGAAGCAGGTAAATGTTATGCTAAGTGTGTTACTCCAGAAGTATGGGAAGATCAGTCTGAAACAATTATGACTAAACCCGCTTATACTACCCTGGATATCGTTCCTGCTCAGTATGAAACTAGAACAGAAACTGTTGAAGTTAAACCAGCATCTAAAAAATACATCTATGTTCCTGCTGAATATAGAGAAGAAGCGGTTTCTTATGTAAAAAAAGAAGGTTACAATAAATTAGAAATTGTTCCTGAACAATTCGCTCCTGCTTCTCAAACTCTTGAAGTACGCTCTGCTACTGAAGGTTGGGAATTTAAAGGTTATAAAGCAGATTGTACTGGAGCTTCTAAAGAAGACTGTAGAGTAATGTGTTATACTAAAACTCCTGCTTTATACAAAGATGTACCTACTCAAACTAAGGTGAAAGATCAAACTACTATTTCTAACCCTGTACCTGAGCAAATGACTTCTTATACACGTTTAGTAGAAGTTTCGCCTGCTCGTACTGATGTTATCGAAATTCCTGCTGAGTACAAAGAAATTACTAAAACAGTTTTAACAAAAGATGAAACATCTATTTCTACTTCTCATGATGCACAATACACTACTGTTTCTAAAAGAGTGCTAGTTCAAAAAGGTGGTACTACTGAATGGAAAGAAGTTCCTTGCGAAGGACAAGTTGCTGGAGAAATCTTACCAATCTATTACGATACAGCTTCTGCTGCTTTACGCCCTAAATCTAAGCAAGTTATTGATGAGTATATTTACTCTAAGTTAATCGCTGATCCTAATGCTACTGCTGAAATCTCTTCTCACACTGATTATAGAGGTGATGACTCAATGAACCAAGATTTATCTGAAAGAAGAGCAAAATCAGTTGTTGAATATTTAATCTCTAAAGGGATCTCTAAAGATCGTTTAGTAGCTATTGGATATGGAGAAACAAAACCTGTTAATGGATGTACTAGTGTCTCTGCTCGATGCTCTGCTTCTCAATTAGAGAAAAACAGAAGAACTGAATTTAGAATTTACTAA
- a CDS encoding outer membrane protein (Required for the action of colicins K and L and for the stabilization of mating aggregates in conjugation. Serves as a receptor for a number of T-even like phages. Also acts as a porin with low permeability that allows slow penetration of small solutes (By similarity); Belongs to the OmpA family; Contains 1 OmpA-like domain.), producing the protein MKKVLLSVFALSGIAAFAQVDGLPANAEAGKCYAKCVTPEVWEDQSETIMTKPAYTTLDIVPAQYETRTETVEVKPASKKYIYVPAEYREEAVSYVKKEGYNKLEIVPEQFAPASQTLEVRSATEGWEFKGYKADCTGASKEDCRVMCYTKTPALYKDVPTQTKVKDQTTISNPVPEQMTSYTRLVEVSPARTDVIEIPAEYKEITKTVLVKDETSISTSHDAQYTTVSKRVLVQKGGTTEWKEVPCEGQVAGEILPIYYDTASAALRPRSKQVIDEYIYSKLIADPNATAEISSHTDYRGDDSMNQDLSERRAKSVVEYLISKGISKDRLVAIGYGETKPINGCTSAASGCSASQLQKNRRTEFRIY; encoded by the coding sequence ATGAAAAAAGTATTATTATCAGTATTTGCCTTATCAGGGATTGCTGCATTCGCTCAAGTTGACGGATTACCAGCTAACGCTGAAGCAGGTAAATGTTATGCTAAGTGTGTTACTCCAGAAGTATGGGAAGATCAGTCTGAAACAATTATGACTAAACCCGCTTATACTACCCTGGATATCGTTCCTGCTCAGTATGAAACTAGAACAGAAACTGTTGAAGTTAAACCAGCATCTAAAAAATACATCTATGTTCCTGCTGAATATAGAGAAGAAGCGGTTTCTTATGTAAAAAAAGAAGGTTACAATAAATTAGAAATTGTTCCTGAACAATTCGCTCCTGCTTCTCAAACTCTTGAAGTACGCTCTGCTACTGAAGGTTGGGAATTTAAAGGTTATAAAGCAGATTGTACTGGAGCTTCTAAAGAAGACTGTAGAGTAATGTGTTATACTAAAACTCCTGCTTTATACAAAGATGTACCTACTCAAACTAAGGTGAAAGATCAAACTACTATTTCTAACCCTGTACCTGAGCAAATGACTTCTTATACGCGTTTAGTAGAAGTTTCGCCTGCTCGTACTGATGTTATCGAAATTCCTGCTGAGTACAAAGAAATTACTAAAACAGTATTAGTGAAAGATGAAACATCTATTTCTACTTCTCATGATGCGCAATACACTACTGTTTCTAAAAGAGTGTTAGTTCAAAAAGGTGGTACTACTGAATGGAAAGAAGTTCCTTGTGAAGGACAAGTTGCTGGAGAAATCTTACCAATCTATTACGATACAGCTTCTGCTGCTTTACGTCCTAGATCTAAGCAAGTTATTGATGAGTATATTTACTCTAAGTTAATCGCTGATCCTAATGCTACTGCTGAAATCTCTTCTCACACTGATTATAGAGGTGATGATTCAATGAACCAAGATTTATCTGAAAGAAGAGCAAAATCAGTTGTTGAATATTTAATCTCTAAAGGGATCTCTAAAGATCGTTTAGTAGCTATTGGATATGGAGAAACAAAACCTATCAATGGATGTACTAGCGCTGCTTCAGGATGTTCAGCATCTCAATTACAGAAAAACAGAAGAACTGAGTTTAGAATTTACTAA